Proteins co-encoded in one Brassica oleracea var. oleracea cultivar TO1000 chromosome C4, BOL, whole genome shotgun sequence genomic window:
- the LOC106337774 gene encoding glycine-rich cell wall structural protein 1-like: MGLIARKVCVFIFVFALVAEFAFGNVEVNDDKHFFHKPRPYFHKPRPYFHKHGIYKKGFRKGLGGGGGLGGGGGLGGGGGLGGGGGLGGGGGLGGGGGLGHGGGLGGGGGLGHGGGLGGGGGLGDGGGLGGGGGVGGGAGGGYGGGVGGGLGGGGGAGGGGGFGGGGGYGGGGGFGGGAGGGFGKGIGGGGGLGGGYGGGGHH; this comes from the coding sequence ATGGGTTTAATTGCCCGTAAGGTGTGTGTGTTTATCTTTGTATTCGCCCTTGTGGCCGAATTTGCGTTTGGAAATGTCGAGGTTAATGACGACAAACACTTTTTTCACAAGCCTCGTCCATACTTCCACAAACCTCGTCCTTACTTCCACAAGCATGGCATTTACAAGAAGGGTTTTAGAAAGGGTTTGGGCGGCGGTGGCGGTCTTGGAGGAGGTGGCGGTCTAGGCGGTGGCGGTGGTTTGGGCGGAGGAGGCGGTCTAGGTGGAGGTGGCGGTTTGGGCGGAGGAGGTGGTCTAGGCCACGGTGGCGGTTTGGGTGGAGGAGGCGGTCTAGGACATGGTGGTGGTTTGGGCGGAGGTGGAGGTCTAGGAGACGGTGGCGGTCTAGGTGGCGGTGGTGGTGTGGGGGGAGGAGCTGGAGGAGGATACGGTGGCGGTGTTGGAGGAGGACTTGGAGGCGGTGGAGGTGCTGGAGGAGGAGGAGGATTTGGTGGCGGAGGAGGATATGGAGGCGGAGGAGGATTCGGCGGTGGAGCTGGTGGTGGATTTGGTAAAGGCATTGGTGGTGGAGGAGGTTTGGGAGGCGGTTATGGTGGCGGTGGCCATCACTGA